In Desulfonatronum thioautotrophicum, a genomic segment contains:
- a CDS encoding SPOR domain-containing protein: protein MNARRASCRDGPIGGRLRPWMSAFVAMSVWILLLGCAGTGPAGQDGREVISPREVQIRLDLADAYLRNNEPRMSLRELLRIERAAANSPRFQFTLGYTQFLLENWAAAVEALERTVALDPDHAEGWNNLGLAHLAQDDFTAAEFAFLQALEIPIYQTPEIAALNLALLHMERGDSAAAKRYADRAMALNWRFGRAYLLAAQIEAEQGNLPGAADILQRGVEADMTNARLILTLAEYLLLADRDQEAAKWLERIFDVAAPDSPEEMTAKAYLRSLGSDVASGRVVMGESAVSTESPSAALTLGVPAPASVPPHSTMPGPDPVPEPEPEPEPEPRPEPRPKPRHDPGPASETSVDQLVVVPRELSPDDVSPPSQEFFPEDQLDLSRPSPGQQPEVPPVSVPSSDSVFIVQVGGFLEASNARALRDRYGAKGYPSGIAEVEHRGKIWHLVYIDAFSNQDAARQLARQFQERENVDAVVTHIGGGRYLPLDPP from the coding sequence ATGAATGCAAGACGTGCATCGTGCCGGGATGGGCCGATTGGGGGGCGGTTGCGGCCATGGATGTCCGCTTTTGTGGCCATGTCGGTGTGGATTTTGCTGTTGGGATGCGCCGGAACAGGGCCTGCCGGGCAGGACGGCCGGGAGGTGATAAGTCCTCGTGAAGTGCAGATTCGTCTGGACCTTGCCGATGCGTATCTACGCAACAACGAACCGCGAATGAGTTTGCGGGAGTTGTTGCGGATCGAACGAGCCGCGGCCAATTCACCCCGATTTCAGTTCACTCTGGGCTATACCCAATTCTTGTTGGAGAATTGGGCTGCCGCGGTGGAGGCCCTGGAACGAACCGTAGCCCTGGACCCTGATCATGCCGAGGGCTGGAACAATCTTGGACTGGCCCATCTTGCCCAAGACGACTTCACCGCCGCGGAGTTCGCGTTTTTGCAGGCGCTGGAAATCCCCATCTACCAGACACCGGAAATCGCTGCCTTGAATCTGGCCTTGTTGCATATGGAACGCGGTGATTCAGCCGCGGCGAAACGCTATGCGGACAGGGCAATGGCCTTGAACTGGCGGTTTGGCCGGGCGTACCTTTTGGCGGCCCAGATCGAGGCAGAGCAGGGCAACCTGCCTGGGGCCGCGGATATTTTGCAGCGCGGCGTCGAAGCGGACATGACCAACGCCAGGTTGATTCTGACCCTGGCCGAATATCTCTTGCTTGCCGACCGCGATCAGGAAGCCGCAAAATGGCTGGAGCGGATTTTTGATGTTGCTGCTCCGGACAGTCCTGAAGAGATGACGGCCAAGGCCTATCTGCGATCACTTGGAAGCGATGTTGCGAGCGGTCGCGTGGTGATGGGTGAATCCGCCGTATCGACGGAATCGCCGTCCGCAGCCTTGACACTAGGCGTACCCGCCCCCGCATCCGTCCCACCGCATTCCACCATGCCTGGACCTGACCCTGTTCCTGAGCCTGAGCCTGAGCCGGAACCTGAACCAAGACCTGAGCCAAGACCAAAGCCAAGACATGATCCTGGGCCTGCTTCAGAGACCTCGGTGGATCAGCTTGTCGTGGTTCCGAGGGAATTGTCTCCAGATGACGTTTCTCCTCCCTCCCAGGAATTTTTTCCGGAAGACCAGCTGGACCTCTCAAGGCCATCTCCTGGGCAACAGCCTGAGGTGCCACCTGTTTCCGTTCCCTCTTCGGATTCTGTTTTCATCGTCCAGGTCGGTGGATTTCTCGAAGCTTCCAATGCTCGCGCCCTGCGGGACCGCTACGGCGCCAAAGGGTATCCATCAGGCATAGCCGAGGTGGAGCACCGCGGAAAGATTTGGCATCTGGTGTACATCGACGCCTTTTCCAATCAGGATGCAGCCCGACAACTGGCCCGGCAGTTTCAAGAGCGAGAAAATGTGGACGCCGTGGTGACCCATATCGGCGGAGGACGGTATCTGCCGCTTGATCCGCCCTGA
- the hisG gene encoding ATP phosphoribosyltransferase yields MTTANDQLKLGIPKGSLQDATINLFARSGWKIHLHSRNYFPEINDPAINCSICRAQEMARYVEAGTLDAGLTGKDWVMEYESDVHVVSDLVYSKVSSRPARWILAVAGDSPYRRPEDLAGKKISTELVNFTKRYFQAAGIPVDVEFSWGATEAKVVEGLADAIVEVTETGSTIKAHGLRIIAEMMQTNTQLIANRTAWANPVKRAKIEQIDMLLKGALRAEKLVGLKMNVPQGRMDDIMAVLPSLTSPTVAHLLNSDWLSVEIVVEESVVRDLIPDLVQRGAEGIIEYALNKVI; encoded by the coding sequence ATGACGACAGCGAACGACCAACTCAAGCTGGGAATTCCCAAGGGCTCCCTGCAGGATGCCACCATCAATCTGTTTGCCCGTTCGGGGTGGAAAATCCACCTGCACTCCAGGAATTACTTTCCGGAGATCAACGACCCGGCCATCAACTGCAGCATCTGCCGGGCCCAGGAGATGGCCCGCTATGTGGAAGCAGGGACCCTGGACGCCGGATTGACCGGCAAGGACTGGGTCATGGAGTACGAGTCCGATGTGCATGTAGTTTCGGACCTGGTCTATTCCAAGGTCAGTTCCCGCCCGGCTCGATGGATTCTGGCCGTTGCCGGCGATTCCCCCTATCGTCGGCCGGAGGATCTGGCCGGAAAGAAGATCTCCACGGAGTTGGTGAATTTCACCAAACGCTATTTTCAGGCCGCGGGCATCCCGGTGGATGTTGAATTTTCCTGGGGGGCCACCGAGGCCAAGGTGGTCGAGGGGTTGGCGGACGCCATCGTGGAGGTCACCGAGACCGGTTCGACCATCAAAGCCCATGGATTGCGGATCATCGCCGAGATGATGCAGACCAATACCCAGCTGATCGCCAACAGAACCGCCTGGGCCAACCCGGTAAAGCGGGCCAAGATCGAACAAATCGACATGCTGCTCAAGGGGGCGCTTCGGGCTGAAAAGCTGGTTGGCTTGAAAATGAACGTCCCGCAGGGCCGCATGGACGACATCATGGCCGTGCTGCCCAGTCTGACCTCGCCCACCGTGGCGCACCTGCTGAACAGCGATTGGCTCTCCGTGGAAATCGTGGTTGAGGAAAGCGTGGTTCGTGACCTGATCCCGGACCTGGTCCAGCGCGGTGCAGAGGGAATTATCGAGTACGCGCTGAACAAGGTGATCTAG
- the hisI gene encoding phosphoribosyl-AMP cyclohydrolase — MKPDFAKCDGLVPTIVQDAASLEVLMLAYMNEEAWEQTLATREAHFYSRSRKKLWHKGATSGHVQKVRSIRIDCDADTVLLLVEQVGGAACHEGYRSCFYRAMENGAWTTCAPLMFDPKEVYP; from the coding sequence GTGAAGCCCGATTTTGCCAAGTGTGACGGCCTGGTGCCGACTATTGTCCAGGATGCCGCAAGTCTGGAAGTTTTGATGTTGGCGTACATGAACGAGGAAGCCTGGGAACAGACCCTGGCCACCCGCGAGGCCCATTTTTACAGTCGATCCCGTAAAAAATTGTGGCACAAGGGTGCTACGTCCGGCCATGTGCAAAAGGTTCGCTCCATCCGGATCGACTGCGATGCGGACACCGTGTTGCTTCTGGTGGAACAGGTGGGAGGCGCGGCCTGTCATGAGGGATATCGGAGCTGTTTCTATCGGGCCATGGAAAACGGAGCGTGGACGACCTGCGCTCCGCTGATGTTTGATCCCAAGGAGGTTTATCCATAA